Proteins from a single region of Trichoderma asperellum chromosome 3, complete sequence:
- a CDS encoding uncharacterized protein (SECRETED:SignalP(1-23)~EggNog:ENOG41~CAZy:GH30): MILNMFAFNHLAILANVAALCVAQSTITVNVNTKYQQIDGFGFSQAFGRASQFQSANASTQKQALDYLFSTTTGAGFSIIRNRIGSGGSGDSIEPNNPGSPSASPSYVWDGNDSGQVWFTKQAVSYGVKTIYADAWGAPGFMKTSGSDSSPGYLCGTTGHSCSSGDWRQAYANFLVQYVKYYSSAGYTITHLGFLNEPDFQPSYSQMQISSNAQEAISFIPILYNTVKAAGLSTKITCCDAVGWTDQSTYTTNLVNAGSTQYLGVITSHSYSADATSPLSQTTLPKWNTEGGPSTAFVTTWYGSGGTNEGFTWANKLAVAMVNAQLSAYLFWEGFEIQQSQSGSHLIDALDGKTATPSGIFWAFAMWSRYIRPGAYRVATSGSISNVIIGAFQNTDSSIVLVFTNSGTSAQSAKVTFAGFSPSSAAAYVTDNTHTFASTSSALSGGAITVSVPSRGVVTVKLT; encoded by the exons AGCGTTTGGCCGCGCGAGCCAATTCCAGAGTGCCAATGCTAGCACTCAAAAACAAGCTCTAGACTATTTATTCAGTACTACTACTGGCGCTGGTTTTAGCATCATTCGCAACCGTATCGGATCGGGTGGCTCGGGCGACAGTATCGAGCCAAATAATCCAGGCTCTCCATCTGCATCACCGAGCTACGTATGGGATGGCAACGACAGCGGCCAAGTATGGTTTACCAAACAAGCTGTTTCGTATGGTGTCAAAACCATATATGCTGATGCATGGGGTGCTCCGGGGTTCATGAAAACGAGCGGCTCAGACTCATCTCCCGG GTATCTTTGCGGTACCACAGGCCACTCATGCTCATCTGGTGACTGGAGACAAGCGTATGCGAACTTCCTTGTGCAATACGTCAAATACTACTCATCAGCGGGCTACACGATCACACATCTAGGGTTTTTGAATGAGCCGGATTTCCAGCCCTCATACTCTCAGATGCAGATCAGTTCGAATGCCCAAGAGGCTATATCGTTCATACCGATCCTTTACAACACAGTGAAGGCTGCTGGTCTTAGTACTAAGATCACTTGCTGTGACGCAGTAGGTTGGACTGACCAGAGCACTTACACGACAAACCTAGTCAATGCTGGCTCAACTCAATATCTTGGAGTAATTACTTCTCATTCGTACAGCGCAGATGCCACTTCTCCACTTAGCCAAACTACGCTACCAAAATGGAACACTGAAGGCGGGCCTAGCACAGCATTTGTTACGACATGGtatggcagcggcggcaccaACGAAGGCTTCACCTGGGCCAACAAGTTGGCTGTTGCGATGGTAAATGCGCAGCTCTCAGCTTATCTTTTCTGGGAAGGGTTTGAGATACAACAATCACAGTCAGGCAGTCACTTGATCGATGCCCTGGATGGGAAGACAGCAACACCATCGGGTATATTCTGGGCGTTCGCCATGTGGTCCCGATATATTCGCCCTGGAGCTTATCGTGTCGCAACTTCCGGATCCATCTCTAACGTCATAATTGGCGCCTTTCAGAATACTGATAGTTCTATAGTCCTTGTATTCACAAATAGTGGAACTTCAGCACAGTCAGCCAAAGTGACTTTTGCTGGATTTTCTCCAAGCTCTGCCGCTGCATACGTCACGGACAATACTCATACCTTTGCCTCTACTTCCTCAGCATTATCTGGAGGAGCCATCACTGTTTCTGTGCCTAGCAGAGGAGTCGTCACTGTAAAGCTCACTTAG
- a CDS encoding uncharacterized protein (EggNog:ENOG41), whose translation MSETPSFDFGFKAPACIEWTLNNATQYLIDPDPQRDSVKLDACFSGQSSAASFQLHCPIRVKGIESHSYITGLIHIRSITSLNFDENPEIPDIVRRKLNCKAVCLHFDLCQPLDLIASTAATEPIQPRKRLSGQVIDALRSLAEATAFNIYISAREISLPRLNAICEAVSQNLLQPIITDTSTILASLYGRRGGKIITLSSQAYTSTSRNENPPSYDQLETLPLKAEISPLSTNESLSSVAASNKCNEKKRRRLDDSSTSSEADDHHSIWITLTNMRKEMHKLTKRVERLERENKDLNKELDELRASCEKVTDAADADGAALLEVHEDLNELRVQVDFLAQGRLDSDAEEHIIETVKESVLTHILERGYNTKIIIEKA comes from the coding sequence ATGTCAGAGACTCCATCTTTCGACTTTGGCTTCAAGGCTCCTGCCTGTATAGAATGGACCCTAAACAATGCGACGCAATATTTGATCGACCCGGATCCGCAAAGAGATAGCGTGAAACTCGATGCTTGTTTTTCCGGCCAATCCTCGGCGGCGTCTTTTCAGCTGCATTGTCCCATCAGAGTGAAAGGCATCGAATCCCACTCGTATATTACAGGCCTAATTCATATCCGTTCCATTACCTCTCTCAATTTTGATGAGAATCCAGAAATCCCGGATATTGTGCGGAGGAAACTCAACTGCAAAGCAGTTTGTTTGCATTTCGATCTTTGTCAGCCTCTTGATCTCATCGCCTCAACTGCAGCGACAGAACCGATACAGCCCAGAAAGCGACTGTCTGGCCAAGTAATCGATGCGTTACGATCGCTCGCTGAAGCTACGGCCTTTAACATCTATATATCGGCAAGAGAAATTTCATTGCCTAGATTAAATGCCATTTGTGAAGCTGTTTCTCAAAATCTGTTACAACCAATTATTACCGACACTTCGACTATCCTGGCTTCATTGTACGGTAGAAGAGGTGGGAAGATTATCACCCTTTCCTCTCAAGCTTATACGTCAACATCTCGGAACGAAAACCCGCCATCATACGATCAGCTAGAAACTCTACCTCTCAAGGCCGAAATCTCGCCACTCAGTACAAATGAATCTCTATCATCTGTAGCTGCGAGTAATAAGTgtaatgagaagaagaggcgcCGGTTAGATGATTCAAGTACCTCTTCTGAAGCTGATGACCACCATAGCATATGGATCACATTGACCAATATGCGCAAAGAAATGCATAAATTGACGAAGCGAGTTGAGCGgctcgagagagagaacaaagaTCTGAATAAAGAACTAGATGAGTTACGCGCCAGCTGTGAGAAGGTTACAGATGCAGCAGACGCTGATGGAGCCGCTTTGCTTGAAGTGCACGAGGATCTCAACGAGCTGAGAGTACAGGTCGATTTTCTTGCTCAAGGCAGATTGGATAGTGATGCTGAAGAGCATATCATTGAAACAGTCAAAGAATCCGTACTCACACATATTTTAGAGAGGGGATATAATACTAAGATCATTATTGAAAAAGCCTAG
- a CDS encoding uncharacterized protein (TransMembrane:6 (i18-35o41-63i75-97o103-125i145-165o171-190i)~EggNog:ENOG41): MQLIWVSISDAFGRKPPLYVSLRLFFIGSVIFGVARNINTLIAGLVLQGLGGGGIDVLAQVILADMTTLEERSKYIGLMAIPTAIGNIMGPIVGALFPTFVFWRWIAWINLPIIGLGTSLVFFFLKLRPISLEATLAQNLNRLDWVRMALIIVGVTLFVVPLSWAGSLFPWASWQTLFPLLLGATLLVVVKNVDDTGLAIGQLHTIRMFGGLIGLTTSSAIFNNIFSESISNTAVQLTGALAPLKDASNEKLSSKDMILEISGLKSN; this comes from the exons ATGCAGTTGATTTGGGTCAGCATCTCCGACGCATTCGGTCGGAAGCCCCCTCTCTACGTATCCTTGAGACTGTTCTTCATTGGATCAGTCATATTTGGGGTAGCAAGAAATATTAACACCCTTATCGCTGGACTCGTCCTCCAAGGGCTCGGGGGCGGTGGAATTGATGTTCTGGCTCAGGTAATACTTGCTGATATGACGACATTAGAGGAACGCTCAAAATATATCGGTCTAATGGCTATCCCTACGGCTATTGGTAACATTATGGGACCTATAGTGGGTGCTCTTTTCCCAACGTTTGTATTCTGGAGATGGATTGCATGGATCAACTTGCCGATTATAGGGTTGGGGACATCACTTgtgttcttcttcctcaaacTTAGACCTATCTCTCTAGAAGCCACGCTCGCCCAGAACTTGAATCGACTTGATTGGGTCCGTATGGCCCTTATCATTGTCGGTGTCACGCTGTTTGTTGTGCCGCTTAGCTGGGCAGGTTCACTCTTTCCATGGGCCTCCTGGCAGACGCTCTTTCCCTTGCTCTTGGGAGCTACTCTGCTTGTAGT CGTCAAGAATGTTGACGACACAGGTCTAGCTATTGGACAGCTTCATACTATTCGCATGTTTGGAGGTCTCATTGGCCTCACCACATCTTCAGCAATTTTCAACAATATATTTTCAGAATCTATCTCTAATACTGCGGTCCAGCTAACGGGAGCTTTGGCGCCCCTGAAAGACGCCTCGAATGAG AAACTGAGCTCAAAGGATATGATCTTGGAAATTAGCGGTTTGAAGAGTAACTAG
- a CDS encoding uncharacterized protein (EggNog:ENOG41) codes for MMDPVPMESALRGTPDHVVLPLSGRILDHSHIDMAAKIIEVIYRYQNKRAGSEGIESDIGLLAGLAQAYSHVKANQPIKMCLPAFPFKSPNTKVKVLGRVPDKAEEYALAHLNGLCAAIKDVYSPGAELTIISDGIVYNDLLSVSDLDVWRYGETLRNLAKTKGFSYIRFSRLSDLVPMEVPAVLDEVSYVANATNFRIALINNFRSKDWDVNEKITSDEDICLTYRGYLKFLQTDLADTYPISETFTKSKYKKGIESIAKQMLIRGQAFARAVRDKFSNHVRLSIHPSTGHNKVSVSTLPTDSSYTTPWHCAVAVRQDGTITSGLAQTFWDDPTWELVYEDGRPSYFREKSDLYTWSSGAITVNPLYPCGVIISPAEGANKLSMQDIDAQKVRALSEINSPVILRGFSGTKNREKYIEKASEFGTPLPWKFGILLEVKDRGADTRGLNNVLSSEWMPFHFDGLFKTLDHTREDGTVYKLPNPPRFQLFTAVTPSPSDTGFTLFSTSTFVLKHLPASLPLETLKNLTWSVRTTSFEATKLDGLPLIVDHPITGKPCLRYHEPWPENKTSFEATNITIDGQTPEVSDAICRELDGLLHDRRVAYYHAWEKGDMLVSDNILAMHTRSDFQGGAERELWRIHFD; via the exons ATGATGGACCCGGTACCAATGGAGTCTGCCCTCCGAGGCACTCCAGACCACGTCGTCCTGCCTTTATCAGGCCGTATCCTCGACCATTCTCACATCGATATGGCTGCAAAGATTATTGAGGTTATCTACAGATATCAGAATAAGCGTGCGGGTAGCGAAGGCATCGAATCGGATATTGGTCTGCTGGCTGGTTTGGCACAGGCATACAGCCATGTGAAGGCTAACCAGCCTATCAAAATGTGTCTTCCTGCGTTTCCCTTCAAGTCTCCTAACACGAAAGTTAAGGTACTCGGACGCGTCCcagacaaggcagaggagtATGCGCTGGCCCATCTTAACGGCCTCTGTGCTGCCATCAAGGATGTATACAGTCCGGGAGCAGAACTTACCATCATTTCTGATGGTATTGTATACAATG ACCTCTTGAGCGTCTCAGACTTGGACGTTTGGAGATATGGAGAAACTCTTCGAAACTTGGCGAAGACCAAGGGCTTCAGCTATATTCGCTTTTCACGACTTTCAGACCTTGTGCCGATGGAGGTACCTGCAGTGTTGGACGAAGTTTCATATGTCGCCAATGCCACCAACTTCCGCATTGCTCTCATCAACAACTTTAGAAGTAAAGATTGGGATGTCAATGAGAAGATCACATCCGACGAGGATATTTGCTTGACATATCGCGGTTACCTCAAGTTCCTCCAGACAGATCTTGCTGACACATACCCTATTTCGGAAACTTTCACCAAGTCAAAGTATAAGAAGGGTATTGAGAGCATTGCTAAGCAAATGCTCATCCGCGGTCAAGCATTTGCCCGTGCAGTTCGCGATAAATTTTCCAACCACGTTCGCTTGTCTATTCACCCTTCCACTGGACACAACAAAGTCTCTGTCAGCACTCTCCCCACCGACTCCAGCTACACAACCCCTTGGCACTGCGCTGTGGCTGTCAGACAAGATGGAACTATTACCTCAGGTCTTGCTCAGACGTTTTGGGACGATCCTACCTGGGAGCTTGTCTATGAAGATGGCAGACCATCATATTTCCGAGAGAAGAGCGATCTATATACCTGGAGCTCCGGCGCTATCACCgttaatcctttatatccTTGCGGTGTTATCATCTCCCCTGCTGAGGGAGCCAATAAGCTGTCAATGCAAGACATCGATGCTCAGAAGGTTCGCGCACTCTCTGAAATCAACTCACCAGTCATTCTGCGTGGCTTCTCTGGAACCAAGAACCGTGAGAAGTACATTGAGAAGGCTTCTGAGTTTGGAACCCCTCTTCCTTGGAAGTTCGGCATTCTGCTCGAAGTGAAGGACCGTGGAGCAGATACTCGAGGTCTCAACAATGTTCTATCGTCTGAATGGATGCCTTTCCACTTCGATGGCCTGTTTAAGACTTTGGACCACACCAGAGAGGATGGAACCGTGTATAAGCTTCCGAACCCACCACG ATTCCAATTGTTTACTGCTGTCACACCTTCTCCTTCTGACACTGGTTTCACACTCTTCTCTACATCTACGTTTGTTCTGAAGCATCTACCAGCTTCCCTTCCTCTAGAGACCTTGAAGAATCTTACGTGGTCTGTTAGAACTACTTCATTTGAGGCGACAAAATTGGACGGCCTGCCTCTAATAGTTGACCATCCTATTACCGGAAAGCCCTGCTTGCGGTATCATGAGCCCTGGCCTGAAAACAAGACAAGCTTCGAGGCTACCAACATTACAATTGATGGTCAGACACCCGAGGTCTCTGATGCTATCTGCCGCGAGCTAGACGGTCTTTTGCATGACCGACGTGTGGCATATTACCACGCGTGGGAAAAGGGTGACATGTTGGTCAGTGACAACATTCTGGCTATGCATACCCGCAGCGACTTCCAGGGAGGCGCTGAGAGGGAGTTGTGGAGAATTCACTTTGATTGA